One genomic region from Pyrobaculum islandicum DSM 4184 encodes:
- a CDS encoding sodium:calcium antiporter, which produces MAEVSLVPSIGPFGVVVGILLTILAGVLIEQLVHYISWRYRRAAVGVAAIFAPIITSSPELAVFTVALLRGQIEIAWGSIVAQPFMAATVIYPVVILTSITAWALGRRRYKLPHVHRIVAVPLLVFTIPLLPILFLHPERYGVFGQLYGVFLLVLYFLYAKFMLREEEVEKAGVSLWLRNPAVQTAAALLAMAFGAEWLVGGIKDLGAAAGLDKLALSIILVPIATVIPESIVGLIFIAKGKDDEGVSVIVGEKALYSTFYPGLAMALGVYTLEEAAATALILAVLVSIFEVVAIWFGYFGLTAPIGLAGYLYYVLCYTLHQSCPL; this is translated from the coding sequence ATGGCAGAGGTGTCTCTAGTCCCCTCAATTGGGCCTTTTGGAGTGGTAGTTGGTATTTTACTGACTATCCTCGCTGGTGTGTTAATTGAGCAATTAGTTCACTACATATCTTGGAGATATAGGCGCGCGGCGGTGGGGGTTGCCGCTATCTTCGCCCCCATCATAACCTCAAGCCCAGAGCTGGCCGTCTTTACCGTGGCGCTTCTGCGGGGGCAGATAGAGATCGCTTGGGGGTCTATAGTGGCTCAGCCGTTTATGGCGGCTACTGTGATCTACCCCGTCGTCATTTTGACAAGCATAACGGCGTGGGCTCTAGGGAGGAGGAGGTACAAGCTTCCGCATGTCCACCGCATTGTGGCCGTTCCCCTGCTTGTGTTTACCATTCCCCTCTTGCCCATCTTGTTTCTCCACCCGGAGCGCTACGGCGTCTTCGGCCAGCTGTATGGAGTCTTCCTCCTCGTCCTCTACTTCCTATATGCCAAGTTTATGCTTAGAGAGGAGGAGGTGGAGAAGGCCGGCGTTTCCCTCTGGCTTAGGAACCCGGCGGTGCAGACTGCGGCGGCTCTTTTGGCAATGGCGTTTGGCGCCGAGTGGCTCGTAGGCGGGATCAAGGATCTGGGGGCGGCCGCCGGACTTGACAAGCTCGCCCTCTCCATAATCCTCGTCCCCATAGCCACAGTGATTCCCGAGTCTATCGTGGGGCTTATCTTCATAGCTAAGGGGAAGGACGATGAGGGGGTCAGCGTTATTGTTGGGGAGAAAGCGCTCTACAGCACCTTCTACCCCGGTCTCGCCATGGCTCTTGGGGTCTATACCCTTGAGGAGGCGGCGGCGACAGCTCTCATCTTGGCGGTTTTGGTGTCTATTTTTGAGGTGGTGGCTATTTGGTTCGGCTACTTCGGCCTCACAGCTCCCATAGGGCTTGCTGGCTACCTCTATTACGTCCTGTGTTATACGCTTCATCAGAGCTGTCCGCTTTAG
- a CDS encoding hydantoinase B/oxoprolinase family protein gives MRWEIIYKATEYIAEEAGIALRNSAFSPNIRERMDHSVAVVDAEGRIVAQAEHIPVHLGSFHIGIINLLKALEGEGLEEGDAVLTNDPYIAGTHLNDVLVLYPVYWRERLVAYIASKAHYVDVGGPLPASLNPRAKTIYEEGVVIPPVKILKRGQLNREALSFILENFKTPEVAKGDLEAQLAASRVGAARVRELFERYGEKVLDAWREAVEYGRRLTLGEISKWPRGRFDAVDYLDWRGELLPMRVTLEVGDGGVRTDFTGTARQVDAPINAVFGVTYSAVSFAVRAALAADVPTNHGFYSVIKVEAPLGTIVNPVKPAAVGAGNLETSQRVADAVFMALSKALPGRIPAAGSGTMMNVMIGGVWRGRYWSYYETIGGGTGGRPNSPGVSGVHVNMTNTLNTPIEIAERTYPIKFTAYRIREGSGGSGRYRGGDGIVRAFKTLAPATLSIIASRFDTRPWGLEGGCPGKPARVVVKRRRGGEVAIRSDTVELDEGDEVIIETPGGGGYGSAGQLCD, from the coding sequence ATGAGGTGGGAGATCATATACAAAGCCACTGAGTACATCGCCGAAGAGGCTGGGATCGCGCTGAGGAACTCCGCATTCTCGCCCAACATCAGAGAGCGTATGGACCACAGCGTCGCGGTGGTAGACGCAGAAGGCCGCATCGTGGCGCAGGCCGAGCACATACCGGTCCACCTAGGCTCTTTCCATATCGGAATTATAAACTTACTAAAGGCCTTGGAGGGAGAGGGGCTGGAAGAGGGCGACGCTGTTTTAACCAACGACCCGTACATCGCCGGGACTCATCTCAACGACGTGCTCGTATTGTATCCAGTCTACTGGCGGGAGAGACTCGTCGCCTACATAGCCTCGAAAGCACACTATGTAGATGTAGGAGGGCCCCTCCCTGCGTCGCTTAATCCACGTGCGAAGACTATATACGAAGAGGGGGTCGTCATACCGCCCGTAAAAATACTGAAGAGAGGACAGCTAAATAGAGAGGCCCTATCTTTCATCTTGGAGAACTTCAAAACGCCAGAAGTCGCAAAAGGCGACCTAGAGGCTCAGTTGGCGGCTTCACGCGTCGGCGCGGCTAGAGTGAGGGAGCTATTTGAACGCTACGGCGAGAAGGTGCTAGACGCTTGGAGAGAGGCCGTCGAATACGGGAGGAGGCTGACCCTAGGCGAAATCTCCAAGTGGCCCCGCGGCAGATTCGACGCAGTGGACTACCTAGACTGGAGGGGGGAGCTATTACCCATGAGAGTCACGCTTGAGGTCGGAGATGGCGGAGTGAGGACAGATTTCACAGGCACGGCGAGACAGGTAGACGCCCCCATAAACGCCGTCTTCGGGGTGACCTACTCCGCGGTGTCTTTCGCAGTTAGAGCGGCGTTGGCTGCCGACGTGCCGACAAACCACGGCTTCTATAGCGTTATAAAGGTGGAGGCCCCCTTGGGCACTATAGTTAATCCAGTGAAACCCGCCGCGGTAGGCGCCGGCAACCTAGAGACCAGCCAGAGGGTGGCGGACGCCGTCTTCATGGCCCTCTCCAAGGCCCTCCCAGGGAGGATCCCCGCGGCGGGCTCTGGCACAATGATGAACGTAATGATCGGGGGCGTCTGGAGAGGCAGATACTGGTCTTACTACGAGACAATAGGCGGCGGGACAGGCGGGCGTCCCAACAGCCCCGGCGTCTCCGGCGTCCACGTCAACATGACAAACACTCTAAACACCCCCATAGAAATCGCAGAGAGGACATATCCCATCAAATTCACCGCCTATAGGATACGCGAGGGGAGCGGAGGCTCCGGCAGATACAGAGGTGGAGACGGAATAGTGCGGGCCTTCAAGACGCTGGCGCCGGCCACCCTCTCGATAATAGCTAGCCGCTTCGACACGCGGCCATGGGGGCTAGAGGGCGGCTGCCCCGGAAAACCGGCAAGAGTCGTAGTCAAGAGGAGGAGGGGCGGAGAAGTCGCCATAAGGTCAGACACCGTGGAGCTCGACGAAGGCGACGAAGTCATAATAGAAACGCCAGGCGGAGGGGGCTACGGCTCCGCCGGCCAGCTCTGCGACTAA
- a CDS encoding transcriptional regulator, with translation MHRDKAIGLGLVVAGVVGIVLYGWLVFFSPWQLFILQLTAFAAVAAVLGILAWVGYALATTPPPKPIEEIEKEVQKALEEIEKQLKESPQASG, from the coding sequence ATGCATAGAGATAAGGCTATCGGCTTGGGGCTTGTTGTGGCTGGGGTTGTTGGCATTGTGTTGTACGGCTGGCTTGTCTTCTTCTCGCCCTGGCAGTTGTTTATCCTCCAGCTGACTGCCTTCGCGGCTGTGGCCGCCGTCTTGGGGATACTGGCGTGGGTCGGCTACGCCCTCGCCACCACCCCGCCGCCGAAGCCTATCGAGGAGATCGAGAAGGAGGTCCAGAAGGCTCTTGAGGAGATCGAGAAGCAGCTGAAGGAGTCTCCTCAGGCCTCTGGCTAG
- a CDS encoding queuosine precursor transporter: MLAVFQAWAYGVILYLIYLLLIWLWKEKIDTVLVGLFFGTLTAAQFIANKLVDYGIGVAPAGTVIFMTNVAVLDAMAIFYGRQFAMRAVRLGFFFQAAVAFAAWAAAQLPPPAWFAERAAVVDSVIAPSARIALASLAAYLISSTVDVYIVTKWPRLHILARVYSSSLISQVVDTAVFISLAFGPEAQIILGQILVKWAQIPLEALLIYGVRRYVSTLRTK, from the coding sequence ATGCTAGCAGTATTTCAAGCTTGGGCTTACGGAGTTATTCTATACTTAATCTACCTACTTTTAATTTGGCTATGGAAAGAGAAGATAGACACGGTACTTGTAGGCCTTTTCTTCGGCACGCTCACAGCGGCGCAGTTTATTGCTAACAAACTTGTGGACTATGGCATTGGCGTTGCGCCTGCGGGTACTGTCATATTTATGACTAACGTCGCCGTGTTAGACGCCATGGCGATTTTCTACGGGAGGCAGTTCGCCATGAGGGCCGTGAGGCTCGGCTTCTTCTTCCAGGCGGCGGTGGCCTTCGCCGCTTGGGCCGCCGCTCAGCTACCCCCGCCGGCGTGGTTCGCCGAGAGAGCCGCCGTGGTGGACTCGGTAATCGCCCCCTCCGCCAGGATTGCGCTTGCCTCCCTCGCCGCCTACCTCATATCCTCTACGGTAGACGTCTACATTGTGACTAAGTGGCCCCGTCTCCACATACTGGCTAGGGTTTATAGCTCTTCTCTTATTTCGCAAGTGGTAGACACGGCAGTGTTTATATCGCTGGCCTTTGGCCCAGAAGCTCAGATAATTCTCGGCCAGATACTCGTCAAGTGGGCCCAGATACCGCTTGAAGCGTTGTTGATATACGGCGTTAGGAGGTATGTATCTACGTTAAGAACTAAGTAG
- a CDS encoding indole-3-glycerol-phosphate synthase has protein sequence MDFLTAVRKTVELRLATEPPPPTRTTPLLDFTKALGDFGIIAEYKRASPRGVVRLDLPPWAYFAELYSYASAFSVLTEPFWFLGDYRFIPIAKTFKPVLMKDFVIDKRQIEMAYGYGADAVLIIYRLVDREKAMELAEYAQRLGLTPLVEVDNVQDAKEVATWGGRVVIGINARDLRTLETNLIRAFEIAKSLRGDVDYIIESGISKPEEVEKACLLYARGVLIGTALMKNPALAKELKTVAENCVARR, from the coding sequence GTGGATTTTCTCACCGCAGTTAGAAAAACTGTCGAACTCCGGCTGGCCACAGAGCCGCCGCCCCCCACGAGAACAACTCCATTGCTAGACTTTACAAAAGCCCTCGGAGACTTCGGCATTATTGCAGAGTATAAACGTGCGTCGCCCCGCGGCGTAGTTAGACTAGACCTCCCGCCCTGGGCTTACTTCGCAGAGCTATACAGCTACGCCTCGGCCTTCTCCGTCCTCACAGAGCCCTTTTGGTTCCTCGGAGACTATCGCTTCATACCCATAGCCAAAACCTTCAAGCCCGTCCTCATGAAAGACTTTGTAATAGACAAGAGACAGATAGAGATGGCGTATGGCTATGGCGCAGATGCCGTCTTAATAATATACCGGCTTGTAGATAGAGAAAAGGCCATGGAGCTCGCCGAATACGCCCAGAGACTGGGTCTCACCCCCCTGGTAGAGGTGGACAACGTACAAGACGCCAAAGAGGTCGCCACGTGGGGCGGAAGGGTGGTAATCGGGATAAACGCCAGGGACCTCCGCACTTTAGAAACAAACCTCATAAGGGCCTTTGAGATAGCCAAGTCGCTAAGAGGAGATGTAGATTACATAATTGAGAGCGGCATTTCCAAGCCGGAGGAAGTGGAGAAGGCTTGTCTCCTATACGCCAGGGGGGTGTTAATTGGCACAGCTCTTATGAAAAACCCCGCCTTGGCAAAAGAGTTAAAGACGGTAGCTGAAAACTGTGTTGCAAGACGCTAA
- a CDS encoding cation diffusion facilitator family transporter, with translation MDKLKAALTSLIAGIAVTALKITAWLQSFSVAVLADAVHSAVDLLAVAITYLAVKTSVKPPDEEHPYGHYKAETLGGIGGSLAVMASATFIAYEAFTRLVRWEPYTPSLAGVVTMAIAIAVDFNRVVVLRKFRGVSRALEADALHFSTDLASSSAILALLIFGVISEKYAPEVFTRWSPAIDIALATAITIYFIKLSLALLKSSIIELLDYAPPDVVIKTRQLVQRVAGVQAVKTVKVRKAGGVYHADVTIAVDENLTVKEAHEIADQVEKTLKEELGGDIAVHVEPHKPSQRPEETPSAASRSPQEPSGPPSRSPR, from the coding sequence ATGGATAAGCTAAAGGCCGCGTTAACCTCACTTATTGCAGGCATTGCAGTAACTGCACTTAAGATAACGGCGTGGCTACAGAGTTTTTCTGTGGCGGTGCTTGCAGACGCAGTCCACTCCGCAGTTGATTTACTAGCGGTTGCTATTACATATCTAGCAGTTAAAACTAGCGTAAAACCTCCAGACGAAGAACACCCATACGGCCACTACAAAGCGGAGACATTAGGCGGAATAGGTGGATCTCTAGCAGTAATGGCGTCTGCAACTTTTATCGCATATGAGGCATTTACAAGACTAGTGCGGTGGGAGCCATATACGCCCAGCTTAGCTGGCGTTGTTACAATGGCTATAGCCATAGCGGTAGATTTCAATAGAGTAGTTGTCCTCCGCAAATTTAGAGGAGTTTCAAGAGCTCTCGAAGCAGACGCCCTCCACTTCTCCACAGACCTTGCCTCATCTTCTGCCATACTTGCACTACTTATCTTCGGCGTAATTTCTGAAAAGTATGCGCCAGAAGTTTTCACACGTTGGAGCCCGGCGATAGATATCGCCTTAGCCACCGCCATAACTATATACTTCATAAAGCTAAGTCTTGCACTACTTAAATCATCTATAATTGAGCTATTAGACTACGCCCCACCTGATGTTGTTATAAAAACACGTCAACTTGTACAAAGAGTCGCCGGAGTACAAGCTGTAAAGACTGTAAAAGTAAGAAAGGCCGGCGGAGTATACCACGCCGATGTAACAATAGCAGTAGATGAAAATCTCACAGTTAAGGAAGCTCACGAAATTGCAGACCAGGTAGAGAAGACTCTAAAAGAAGAGCTAGGTGGAGACATCGCCGTACACGTAGAGCCGCACAAGCCTAGCCAGAGGCCTGAGGAGACTCCTTCAGCTGCTTCTCGATCTCCTCAAGAGCCTTCTGGACCTCCTTCTCGATCTCCTCGATAG
- a CDS encoding DsrE family protein produces MYKLLLHVDSDDPAPMSIALSNAENFLAAVGQGEVALVANGPGVRHFVKGSQFGSRIASLARRGVKFYVCNNALRNLGIDPTSLVAEAEVVPAGIVKIVELVQQGYIYVKP; encoded by the coding sequence ATGTATAAGCTGTTGCTTCATGTAGATAGCGACGATCCTGCGCCGATGTCTATCGCGTTGTCTAATGCGGAGAACTTTCTTGCGGCTGTTGGGCAGGGCGAGGTGGCTCTGGTGGCTAACGGGCCTGGGGTGAGACACTTCGTCAAGGGGTCCCAGTTTGGGAGTAGAATCGCGTCACTTGCTAGGAGGGGGGTCAAGTTCTACGTCTGTAACAACGCGCTTAGGAACTTGGGGATCGACCCCACGTCTCTTGTGGCTGAGGCAGAGGTTGTGCCTGCGGGTATTGTAAAAATCGTGGAGTTAGTCCAGCAGGGCTATATATACGTCAAGCCTTAG
- a CDS encoding metal ABC transporter solute-binding protein, Zn/Mn family, translating into MATKTLYLAAALLAIAAAAQTTPKIVVSFPAYNVVLSEAFPNADVILITKGASDPHEYQLTAEDLQMLASLTPRDVVVLSMHAPFEQKIAEMARDSQIKAKVIDLTKIQQYLTYDNGAVNPHDHGIYPPNVLKLVAAVANATGLKPDPTFLQKLRELNSTYCCRFSGKAVALTPAAQYILHWLGYRDIAVLIKEPGVPPTPQDLQKALQYAKEGAPVLAAVVRGEALRIVDQFRQKAQEAGVNPHIITADFSKNYIQTLEATVRQIAAVAQMSSAAETTAKQATQQNTAATQTTHPAAGPELTIPIAVAATAIVLFAAALLLLRRKKQ; encoded by the coding sequence ATGGCGACGAAAACTCTCTACCTTGCGGCCGCCCTGCTGGCCATCGCGGCGGCCGCCCAGACGACGCCAAAAATTGTGGTGTCGTTCCCCGCCTATAACGTCGTGCTCAGCGAGGCTTTTCCAAATGCAGACGTGATCCTCATCACAAAGGGGGCGTCGGACCCACATGAGTACCAGCTGACGGCTGAAGATCTGCAGATGCTCGCAAGCCTTACTCCACGCGACGTCGTCGTCCTCTCCATGCACGCGCCCTTTGAGCAGAAGATCGCCGAAATGGCTAGAGACAGCCAGATAAAGGCCAAGGTCATAGACCTCACAAAAATCCAGCAGTATCTAACGTACGACAACGGTGCAGTGAACCCCCACGACCACGGCATATACCCGCCCAACGTCCTCAAGCTGGTAGCCGCCGTGGCAAACGCCACCGGGCTAAAGCCAGACCCCACCTTCCTACAGAAGCTACGGGAGCTCAACTCGACGTACTGCTGTAGATTCAGTGGAAAAGCCGTGGCGCTGACCCCAGCCGCGCAATATATACTCCACTGGCTTGGATACAGAGACATAGCCGTCCTCATCAAAGAGCCGGGTGTACCACCCACCCCCCAAGACCTCCAAAAGGCCCTCCAATACGCAAAAGAGGGCGCCCCAGTCCTAGCCGCCGTGGTGCGCGGAGAGGCTCTACGTATAGTAGACCAGTTTAGACAGAAAGCCCAGGAAGCCGGAGTAAACCCCCACATAATCACGGCAGACTTCTCCAAAAACTACATCCAGACCCTAGAAGCTACAGTTAGACAAATAGCGGCGGTTGCCCAAATGTCCTCAGCCGCCGAAACCACAGCCAAACAAGCAACACAACAGAACACGGCGGCTACCCAGACGACGCACCCAGCCGCTGGCCCAGAACTGACCATCCCAATCGCAGTAGCCGCCACAGCCATCGTGCTATTTGCCGCAGCTCTACTCCTCCTCAGGAGGAAAAAACAATAG